A genomic window from Spiroplasma helicoides includes:
- a CDS encoding ribulose-phosphate 3-epimerase, protein MKRKIAASIYVFNFLEVGKKMDELVDAGINMIHVDIMDGVFVNNYALCQKFCKDIKDKYPKIIVDAHIMCINPEKYIESFTNAGTDVYNFHYESLENKDPKKIFSIIDNIHKNKMKAVIAINPETNPRILGPYLDKVEGVMCMSINPGFNGQVLNPIVYENITWLSKEKKGKNLNYYIQVDGGVRENTYQELIKAGAEVFVVGAFINDESKKIVEQVKKIEGDNSWK, encoded by the coding sequence AAGAAAGATAGCGGCTTCTATATATGTTTTTAATTTTTTAGAAGTTGGTAAAAAAATGGATGAGTTAGTTGATGCAGGAATTAACATGATACATGTCGACATAATGGATGGTGTATTTGTTAATAATTATGCTTTATGTCAAAAGTTTTGTAAAGATATTAAAGATAAGTACCCAAAAATAATAGTTGATGCTCACATAATGTGTATTAATCCTGAAAAATATATTGAATCATTTACCAATGCAGGAACTGATGTTTACAATTTTCATTATGAGTCATTAGAAAATAAAGACCCTAAAAAAATATTTTCAATTATTGATAATATACACAAGAATAAAATGAAAGCTGTGATTGCAATTAACCCAGAAACAAATCCAAGAATTTTAGGCCCATATTTGGATAAAGTAGAAGGTGTAATGTGTATGTCTATAAATCCAGGTTTTAATGGACAAGTTTTAAATCCAATAGTTTATGAAAACATTACTTGATTAAGTAAAGAAAAAAAAGGTAAAAACCTAAATTATTATATTCAAGTTGATGGTGGAGTGCGTGAAAACACATACCAAGAACTGATAAAAGCGGGTGCAGAGGTGTTTGTTGTAGGAGCATTTATAAACGATGAAAGCAAAAAAATAGTGGAACAAGTTAAAAAAATAGAAGGTGATAATTCATGAAAATAG